GCGGATTCGCGCTACCTGTTTCTCACCGTTTACGCCGTGCGGATGTCGGCGCTGGCGATCGGCGAACTGGTGTCGCAGGCGTTCGCGGATCTGCCGGGGACGGTGGAATGCGGCGAACTCGCGACCCGCGAGGAGGCGCGGGGCCTGCTGCTGCCGACCGCGATCTTCGCGCGGTGGCGGCGGACCTGAGGACCGCCGCCTTCGTGAGGCCCGATCCGGGCGCCGCCGTCAGCGGGGTGCCATGCGGATCGCGCCGTCCAACCGGATCACCTCGCCATTCAGCATCGGGTTGGCGAGGATCGACTCGACCAACTGCGCATATTCGGTCGGGCGGCCGAGCCGGCTCGGGTGCGGCACCTGCGTGCCCAGCGAATCCTGCGCCGCCTGCGGCAGGCCCATCAGCATCGGCGTGAGGAAGATGCCCGGCGCGATCGTCATCACCCGGATGCGGTGCTGCGCGAGGTCGCGCGCGGCGGGCAAGGTGAGGCCGACGACGCCGCCCTTGGACGAGGCGTAGGCAGCCTGGCCGATCTGGCCGTCATAGGCAGCGACCGAGGCGGTGTTGATGATCACGCCGGCTTCCTCGCCCTCGACCCCCGCCGCGATGATCCGCGCCGCCACCTTGGAGAGCAGGTTGAAGGTGCCGATCAGATTGACCTCGATCGCCTTGCGATAGGCGGCGAGGGGATGCGGCGTGCCATCCTTGGCGACGATGCGGATCGCCGGCGCGATCCCGGCACAGTTGACCAGCACGCGCGCCGGCCCATGCACCGCCTCGGCGGCGGCGAGTCCCTTGTCGGCACTCTCTTCGTCGGTGACGTCGACCCGGAAGAACGCGCCGCCGATCGTCTCGGCGGTCTTGCGGCCGACCTCCTCGTTGAGATCGAACAGCGCGACTTTCGCGCCCTTGGCCGCAAGCATCCGCGCAGTGGCCTCGCCGAGCCCCGACGCGCCGCCGGTGACGACCACGCCCACACCGCTGACATCCATCTCCGATCCCCTTCTCACGCGCGCGGGCCGCGCGATCGCGCACTTCCCTACCCGCTGGAATTATGGTTACTCATGAGTAGCTGTCGCAGGCCGGCAGCGCTGTCAAGGTTGCGATGTCCGCCGAACTGCCCGCATTCCCCTTTCGCCCGGTTCGGATGACCGATGAGGAGCGCCGCGGGAAACGCGCCGCGCTGCTGCTGGCGGCGGTGCGTATGTTCAACGAGCGCGGTTTCCACGCGACCTCGCTCGACGATGTCGCTGCGTCGCTCGGCGTGACCAAGCCGGTGATCTATCATTATCTCGGCAACAAGGATCAGGTGCTGTTCGAATGCGTCCGCATCGGGCTCTACGAACTGCAGGTCGCGGCGGAGCAGGCGCGGTGCAGCCCCGGCACCGGGCTGGACCGGCTGCGCGCTTTCCTGCGCCGCTATGGCGCCATCATCATGGATCATTTCGGACGATGCGTGGCCCGCACCGGCGACGAGCAATTGTCGGCCGAGGCACGCGCCCGCTTCCGTGCGCTCAAGCGCGAGATCGACGACGCGCTGAGGGCGATGATCGCGGAAGCGGCAGCGGACGGATCGGCGACGGTGCCGGACGTACGGACCGCCGCCTTCGCTTTTGCGGGCGCGCTCAACTGGACGGCACGCTGGCATCGGCCCGAGGGCGAGGCCGGCGCCTCCGACGTGGCGGCGGCGATCGTCGACATCCTCTGCGCCGGGATCACCCCGCGCGCCGCGTGAGGTCGCGGTTCAGCCGACCTGCGCGCGGTGGAGCAGTTTCTGGTCGGCGAGCACCAGCGCCATCATCGCTTCAACCACGGGTACGCCGCGGATGCCGACGCAGGGATCGTGCCGGCCCCTGGTCATGATCTCGCTGGCCGCGCCCTCGCGTGTGATCGTCTCCACCGGCGTCAGGATCGAACTGGTCGGCTTGAAGGCCACGCGCAGCCGCACCGGCTGGCCGGTCGAGATGCCGCCGGCGATGCCGCCGGCATGGTTGGCGAGGAAGATCGGCTTGCCATCCGGTCCCGGCCGCATCGGATCGGCATTGCCCTCCCCGGTCAGCCGTGCGGCTTCGAAGCCATCGCCGATCTCGACGCCCTTGACCGCGTTGATGCTCATGCAGGCGGCGGCCAGTTCGCTGTCCAGCTTGGCGTAGAGCGGCGCACCCCAGCCCGCCGGCACCCCGGTCGCCTCGCATTCGATCACCGCGCCCAGCGACGAGCCGGACTTGCGCGCGCCGTCGACCAACGCTTCCCAGCGCTGCGCTGCGGCGGCATCGGGGCAGAAGAAGGGGTTGGCGTCGATCTGCGCGTCGTCGAACGCTTGCCCGTCGATCGCATCGCCGCCGATCGCCGACACCCAGGCGCGGATCCTCACCTCGGGGATCACCAGCCGCGCCACCGCACCCGCCGCGACCCGCGCCGCGGTCTCGCGCGCGGAACTGCGCCCGCCGCCGCGATAATCGCGGAAGCCGTATTTGGCGTCATAGGCATAGTCGGCATGGCCGGGGCGGTAGGCCCTGGCGACTTCCGAATAGTCCTTCGAGCGCTGGTCGACATTGTCGATGTGCAGCGCGATCGGCGTGCCGGTGGTACGCCCCTCGAACACGCCGGAGAGGATGCGGACCTGATCGGGTTCCTGCCGCTGCGTGGTGAAGCGCGAGGTGCCGGGCCGGCGCTTGTCGAGCCAGGGCTGGATATCCGCCTCGCCGATCGCCAGCCCGGGCGGGCAGCCATCGACGACGGCCCCAAGCGCTGGACCGTGGGATTCGCCCCAGCTCGTGAAGCGGAAGACGCGGCCGAAAGTGTTGAAGCTCATATCTCCCTCTCCCCTCGGGGGAGAGGGAGGGGAGCCGGGTGGGAGGGTGAGGGCACGAGCGCCGAACGTATCACCGAGGTCACGCCCTCCAGATTGTCCATCACATCCGCATTCGTAAAGCGCAGCACCCGATATCCTTCACTCGCGAGATAAGCCGTTCGGCGCGCATCGCGGGCAACCGCCTGCTCACCAGCATGGGTGTCCCCGTCGACTTCCACCACCAGCCTCGCCGCCTGGCAGACGAAATCGCCGAAATATGGGCCCAAGCGCTGCTGACGGCGGAATTTCGCGCCGTCAAGTGCACTGCGGCGCAGGGCAGACCACAGGCGTTGCTCCGCCGGGGTCGCATCGCGGCGGAGCTTGCGGGCGCGGTCGATGGAGCCGTCTCGGATGTCGAAGCGTGATCCGGACACTGGCCCTCACCCTCCCATCGCTGCGCGACGGGCCCCTCCAGTTTCGCTCGCATAGCGGGCCGATTGTGCCCCCGGCACAATCTGTGGAATGCCGGGGGCATTCCACACCCGCTCTGCGACCGAAACTCCCCCGAGGGGAGAGGGTTTCGTCCGCTCAGCTCAGCGCGATATCCGGCGCGTCTTCGGCCTTCATGCCGATCACATGATAGCCCGCGTCGACATGGTGGGTCTCGCCGGTCACGCCGCTGGCAAGGTCGCTCAGCAGATAGAGGCCGGCGCCGCCGACATCCTCGATCGTCACGTTGCGGCGGAGCGGCGAATTCAGCTCGTTCCATTTCATGATGTAGCGGAAATCGCCGATGCCGCTGGCGGCGAGCGTCTTGATCGGGCCCGCGGAGATCGCGTTGACGCGGATATTCTCCGGCCCGAGGTCCATCGCGAGATACTTCACGCTGGCTTCCAGCGCCGCCTTGGCCACGCCCATGACATTGTAATGCGGCACGACCTTCTCGGCGCCGTAATAGGTCAGCGTCAGCAGGCTGCCACCCTCCGGCATCATCGCCCGCGCGCGGCGGGCGACCGCGACGAAGGAATAGGCCGAGATGTTCATCGTCATCAGGAAATTGTCGAGGCTGGTGTCGACATATTTCCCGCGCAGCTCGTTCTTGTCCGAAAAGCCGATCGCGTGGACGACGAAGTCGATCGTCGGCCAGCGTTCCGCCAGCGTTTCGAAGGCGATGTCGAGAGCCGCCATGTCGGAAACGTCGCAATCGATCAGCAGGTCGGACCCGAGCTGTTCGGCAAGCGGACGGACGCGCCTTTCCAGCGACTCGCCCTGATAGCTGAAGGCGAGTTCGGCGCCCTCGTCCCTCAGCTTGCGGGCGATCCCCCAGGCCAGCGAACGATCGTTCGCCAGACCCATGATCAGTCCACGCTTGCCCTGCATCAACGCCGTCACTTGGCCGTAGCTCCCTGCTCGTCGGGTTTGGTTTCGCCGTCCTTTAGACCGACTACCGGTATTTCCGCCAGTGCGGCGTTGAGTTCGGCGCCGATGACGACGCCCAGGCCGACGAGGAAGAAGAAGACCAGCGCGATCATCACGCCGGCCAGGCTGCCATAGGTCAGATCATAGGATCCGATGTTGGAGAGGACGATGGGCATCGCCGCGGTAACGCCCAGCCACCACAAGGTGGTCATCATCGCCCCCGGCCATTTCGGATAGGCACGGCTGCGATAGGCGCGCGGGGTGAGCCAGTAATAGAGCATGTACATCGCGCCGAACAAGGCGATGCCCGGCGCGGTGCGGCCGGCCGCGATCAGCGCGGCGGTATCGTCCGCAAAGGGAATGACGCGGCGGATGAACTGCTCGACGCCGACCAGCACGACCTGGAAGCTGAACGCCACCATCAGCAGGATCACCGCGCCGATGATCATGCCGATCGATCCCAGCCGATATTCCCAGAACGGCCGGTTGCTGCGCACGCCATAGGCCCGGCGCAGGATATCCCGGATCGTCTCGATGAAGCTCGCGGTGGTCCACAGCCCGATCAGTGCGCCGAACCACAACAGATTGCCCGTCCGTGCATTGAGCACGTCGTTGATCGGCTGCTTGAGCACGGTCGCAACGCCGGGCGGGACCGTGCGCAGGAAGGCGTCCACCGCGAGGATGCCGTCGCGCGTGCGTCCTGCCAGGCGGGCGATCGCGGCGGCGACGATGAAGAAGGGAAACAGCGTCAGCAGCGCCAGATAAGCGAGGTTGCCGGCGTGGATGAGGCCGTCCGAATAAACGCCCACCGCCACGCGCTTCAGGATTTCGATCGTGCGCCGGCCGGGCCTGAACCGCGCATATTGCTTGTCCAACTGCCCGCCGAGGCTCGCACGCGCCGCCTCCAGCCGCGTGCGCCGTTCCTCGGGCGACTGCGGGGAGATTTCCGGCATCCGCCGATCAGCCGTCCATCGCCGCGCGCGGATTGCGCCGCGCCCTGTCGCCCCAGCTCTCGGCGAAGGCGATAAGGTCCGCATCATCCTTGGGCAGGTCGATCACCAGCGTGACGAGCTGGTCGCCGCGGCCGCCCTCCCGGGTGTGGAAGCCCTTGCCCTTGAGGCGCAGCACCTTGCCGGAGCTCGATCCCCTGGGGATGTTGAGCATCACCGCCCCGTCGACCGTGGGCACCTTCACCGGGCCGCCGAGCACCGCCTCGTCCAACGTCACCGGCAGCTCGATCCGCACGGCATCGCCATCGCGGGTGAAGAAGCGGTGGGGCTCGACCTCGATCGTCACGATCGCGTCACCGGCACCACCGGGGCCGGGCTGTCCCTTGCCGCCCAGCCGCATCTGGGTGCCGGTCTCGACGCCGTTCGGCAGCTTGAGGTCGATCGTCTTGCCGTCCTGAAGGGTGATCCGCTGCGGCTTCAGCGCCGCCGCGTCGGCGAAGGGCACGCGCAGCCGGTAGGACACATTGGCGCCTTTCGCCGGCGGCGCCGCACGCGCACCGCGGCCGAAGCCGCCGCCCGGGCCGCGCTGGCGCGCGCCGGCGCCGCCGAACAGTCCGTCGAAGATGTCGCCGAGATCGTCGGTGGAGAATTCGAAGCCGCCGGCGCCCTGCTGGCCCCGGAAACCGCCGCCGCCGCCCGGCCCGCCGCCATAGCCGAACGGCATCGTCGGGTTGCCGTCCGCATCGATCTCGCCGCGGTCGAAGCGGGCGCGCTTGTCCTTGTCGGTCAGCAGGTCATAAGCGGCGGTCACCCGGCCGAAACGCTCCGTCGCGGCGGGATTGTCCTTGTTGCGGTCGGGATGGAGTTCTTTCGCAAGCTTCCGATAGGCCTTCTTGATCTCGGCCTCGTCGGCGCCGCGCGCCACTCCAAGCGTTGCGTAAGGATCAGCCATTACATCCCATCGTAGAAAAGGTTCGTTTGGTGGGAGATAGTGATCCTATCGCGAGACCGCCACCATCTGCTTGGGCGCCACGTCCACCGAGACGTCCATATGCTGCGCGCCGGAGCCCAGGAAGATGCCGTCGACCGGCGCGATCTCGGCATAATCGCGGCCGATGGCGGTGACGATATGGTCGTTGGCCATCCAGATGCCGTTGGTGGGATCGACGCCGACCCAGCCGACCTCCGGCCCGCACCACACCAGCACCCAGGCGTGGGTGGCGTCCGCACCGACCAGCCTTTCCTTGCCGGGGGGCGGGATGGTGCGGATGAAGCCGCTGACATAGGCGGCCGGAAGGCCCAGCCCGCGCATGCCGGTGATCATGATCTGCGCGAAATCCTGGCACACGCCGCCGCGCTTGGCGAAGGCCTCGGCGGGGCGGGTCTCGACCATCGTCGCCTTGGGATCGAACTTGAAGCTCTTCCGGATGCGCACGGCGAGCGCGAAGGCGGCCTCGCGGATCGGCCGGTCGGGCCGCAGGGTCTCGGCGCACCAGTCGGTGATCGCGCGGTCATGCGGGATCAGCGGGGTCGGGAACAGATAGTTGGCCGGGCCCTCGGGCCCGAGTTCCGGATCGAGCCGCGCGGCGCGGGCGATCTCGGCGACGGTGGGATCTTCCGGATCGGGCGCCTGCGCCGGCCGGTCCACCTCCATCAGCGCGCGGCTGACGATCTCGATCCGGTCCACCGCCTGCGGCACCACCATCCGCGTGACATTGGCGAGCACCGCGCCGGCCCGCGCGGTGTGGAGTTCGCCGCCGGGCTCCACGCTCAGGTCATAGTCCAGCAGCCGCTGGCCCGCCCACGCGATCGGCTTCAGCCGCAGGTTGCAGCGCGCGAACAGCACCGGCACGTCATAATCGAAGCGGGTGGTGTGGGTGATGTCGTAGAGCATCCGCGGTCGGCTCAGGCGAGCGTCAGGCCGTGGGCGCGAAGCGGCTCGCTGCCCTGGAGGAAGAAGCGCCGCGAGATCGCATCCGATATTCCCATCAGCCGCTCTTCGATGCGCGTGAGCGCGGCGGCGTCGAACGCCTCCACCGGGGTGATCACCACCGTCGCCGCCAGCGCCGCGGCGCGCGCTTCCTGATCCTCGGGCACGCCATCGTCGTCGAGCTTGGGCAGTTCGCGCAAGGTGCGGCAGATGCGCTCGACCTGGAAGGGCAGGCCGCGCGGGTTGGAGGTGTCGAGCAGCACCAGGTCGCGCACCGGCAGCAACGCCACGCCGGTCTGGTAGCGCTGGCGATAGCCGATCTGGCTGTTGGTGAGTTCGAGCAATGTCGAAAGATCGTCGACGGTGGCCTTGGGCCCGCCGGCGAAGGTGCGCGCCAGCCGCGCGACCGACATCGCCCGCTCGACCCGGCGGCCCATGTCGTGGAAGTTCCAGGCGGCGGTGCGGCCCATATGCTCCGCGGCGAGCCCCATCAGCGCCGCGAAGCGCTGCTGTAGAACGCTCGCGCGTGCGTTCATGCTGCTGTCGCCGGGATAGCCGGCGTCGAGCAGGCGCCAGAAGTCGATCGCCAGCCGGTCGCGCGAAACCTCGCCGATCGCGCGGGCGCGGCTCAGCAGGCTGCGCACGCTGTCTTCCTCGGCGATGTCGTCGAGCGCGGCATGGGCGAGGTTGACGATGTCGGCGGCGCCCGATTCGGCGCGGCGCGCGGCGGCGCTGCCCTTGATCAGCAGCCGGCCGAGCTTGTCGATCGTGGCGGGCGCGAGCGCGGCACCGCCATCCGCGTCGATGCTGCCCCCGATCGCGGCACGAACGAGCCCGAGGATCGCCTCGCCCCGCTCGAGATAGCGGCCGAGCCAGAACAGATTGTCCGCCACGCGGCTCGGCAAGGTGCCGGGGTTGCGCCGGATGCGCACCTGATCGCCCGATTGCAGCAAGGTCACCGGTTCGACCGGGCGGGTGGCGACGATGCTGACGTCGGCGGACCATGTGCCCTCGCCGATCACCACCGCCCGGCTGTCCTCGTGCCGGCCGATCCGCGCGAAACCGCCGGGCATCACCTGCCACTGGCCATGGGCGTCGCATGCGGCGAACACGCGCACGGTGAAGGGGCGCGGCACCAGCGCGCCCTTGGCATCGACCGTGGGCATGGTCGAGACGCGGACGACCTCCTGGCCGACATAGTCCATCGGCCGCCGCGCCATATCTTCCAGCAGCTGCTTGCGCGCCTTGGCATCGAGTTCGGCGGCGGCGCGCGGGCCGACGCCCTCGAGCCCCGGCGGCAAGGTTTCGAACGCCGGCGCGATCACCATCGTGTCGAGCGCGGCGCGGACATGGTCGAACTCGGGCTGCTGGCCGCACCACCAGGTGGCGATGTTGGGCAGCTTGAGCGGTTCGCCGAGCAGCGCCGAGGCGAGCCGCGGCAGGAAGGCGCTGACCGCGTTGGATTCGAGCACGCCCGATCCGGGGCTGTTGGCGACGACGACATCGCCCGCCGCCATCGCGTCGATCAGCCCCGGCACCCCGATCTGCGAGCG
The window above is part of the Sphingomonas sanxanigenens DSM 19645 = NX02 genome. Proteins encoded here:
- a CDS encoding SDR family NAD(P)-dependent oxidoreductase, translated to MDVSGVGVVVTGGASGLGEATARMLAAKGAKVALFDLNEEVGRKTAETIGGAFFRVDVTDEESADKGLAAAEAVHGPARVLVNCAGIAPAIRIVAKDGTPHPLAAYRKAIEVNLIGTFNLLSKVAARIIAAGVEGEEAGVIINTASVAAYDGQIGQAAYASSKGGVVGLTLPAARDLAQHRIRVMTIAPGIFLTPMLMGLPQAAQDSLGTQVPHPSRLGRPTEYAQLVESILANPMLNGEVIRLDGAIRMAPR
- a CDS encoding TetR/AcrR family transcriptional regulator; the protein is MSAELPAFPFRPVRMTDEERRGKRAALLLAAVRMFNERGFHATSLDDVAASLGVTKPVIYHYLGNKDQVLFECVRIGLYELQVAAEQARCSPGTGLDRLRAFLRRYGAIIMDHFGRCVARTGDEQLSAEARARFRALKREIDDALRAMIAEAAADGSATVPDVRTAAFAFAGALNWTARWHRPEGEAGASDVAAAIVDILCAGITPRAA
- the aroC gene encoding chorismate synthase, with translation MSFNTFGRVFRFTSWGESHGPALGAVVDGCPPGLAIGEADIQPWLDKRRPGTSRFTTQRQEPDQVRILSGVFEGRTTGTPIALHIDNVDQRSKDYSEVARAYRPGHADYAYDAKYGFRDYRGGGRSSARETAARVAAGAVARLVIPEVRIRAWVSAIGGDAIDGQAFDDAQIDANPFFCPDAAAAQRWEALVDGARKSGSSLGAVIECEATGVPAGWGAPLYAKLDSELAAACMSINAVKGVEIGDGFEAARLTGEGNADPMRPGPDGKPIFLANHAGGIAGGISTGQPVRLRVAFKPTSSILTPVETITREGAASEIMTRGRHDPCVGIRGVPVVEAMMALVLADQKLLHRAQVG
- a CDS encoding endonuclease domain-containing protein gives rise to the protein MSGSRFDIRDGSIDRARKLRRDATPAEQRLWSALRRSALDGAKFRRQQRLGPYFGDFVCQAARLVVEVDGDTHAGEQAVARDARRTAYLASEGYRVLRFTNADVMDNLEGVTSVIRSALVPSPSHPAPLPLPRGEREI
- the fabI gene encoding enoyl-ACP reductase FabI, which translates into the protein MTALMQGKRGLIMGLANDRSLAWGIARKLRDEGAELAFSYQGESLERRVRPLAEQLGSDLLIDCDVSDMAALDIAFETLAERWPTIDFVVHAIGFSDKNELRGKYVDTSLDNFLMTMNISAYSFVAVARRARAMMPEGGSLLTLTYYGAEKVVPHYNVMGVAKAALEASVKYLAMDLGPENIRVNAISAGPIKTLAASGIGDFRYIMKWNELNSPLRRNVTIEDVGGAGLYLLSDLASGVTGETHHVDAGYHVIGMKAEDAPDIALS
- a CDS encoding YihY/virulence factor BrkB family protein, yielding MPEISPQSPEERRTRLEAARASLGGQLDKQYARFRPGRRTIEILKRVAVGVYSDGLIHAGNLAYLALLTLFPFFIVAAAIARLAGRTRDGILAVDAFLRTVPPGVATVLKQPINDVLNARTGNLLWFGALIGLWTTASFIETIRDILRRAYGVRSNRPFWEYRLGSIGMIIGAVILLMVAFSFQVVLVGVEQFIRRVIPFADDTAALIAAGRTAPGIALFGAMYMLYYWLTPRAYRSRAYPKWPGAMMTTLWWLGVTAAMPIVLSNIGSYDLTYGSLAGVMIALVFFFLVGLGVVIGAELNAALAEIPVVGLKDGETKPDEQGATAK
- a CDS encoding DnaJ C-terminal domain-containing protein — translated: MADPYATLGVARGADEAEIKKAYRKLAKELHPDRNKDNPAATERFGRVTAAYDLLTDKDKRARFDRGEIDADGNPTMPFGYGGGPGGGGGFRGQQGAGGFEFSTDDLGDIFDGLFGGAGARQRGPGGGFGRGARAAPPAKGANVSYRLRVPFADAAALKPQRITLQDGKTIDLKLPNGVETGTQMRLGGKGQPGPGGAGDAIVTIEVEPHRFFTRDGDAVRIELPVTLDEAVLGGPVKVPTVDGAVMLNIPRGSSSGKVLRLKGKGFHTREGGRGDQLVTLVIDLPKDDADLIAFAESWGDRARRNPRAAMDG
- a CDS encoding transglutaminase family protein; protein product: MLYDITHTTRFDYDVPVLFARCNLRLKPIAWAGQRLLDYDLSVEPGGELHTARAGAVLANVTRMVVPQAVDRIEIVSRALMEVDRPAQAPDPEDPTVAEIARAARLDPELGPEGPANYLFPTPLIPHDRAITDWCAETLRPDRPIREAAFALAVRIRKSFKFDPKATMVETRPAEAFAKRGGVCQDFAQIMITGMRGLGLPAAYVSGFIRTIPPPGKERLVGADATHAWVLVWCGPEVGWVGVDPTNGIWMANDHIVTAIGRDYAEIAPVDGIFLGSGAQHMDVSVDVAPKQMVAVSR
- a CDS encoding circularly permuted type 2 ATP-grasp protein codes for the protein MTLALPQEESISERWVADYRAATGGGDVLTESQGTAADAWATLFDEIAGIAGGDLGAIRDRVQRQADEIGTGYRMPGESEERAWPVSPVPLLIPEADWSGIAEGVAQRARLMDMLLADIYGAQKLAREGHIPAALITGNPYFMRPMVGLTPPGGRHLTFYAVDIARGPDGEWRVLADHLRAPVGAGYALENRLAVSRVLGGLQTRLNIQRLAAFFSAVRAGLGAMCHRADPRIGLLTPGRYNPSYAEQAHLARYLGLLLVEGDDLAVHEDRLYVRTIEGLKRVDALWRQLNPRLLDPLAFDPRSQIGVPGLIDAMAAGDVVVANSPGSGVLESNAVSAFLPRLASALLGEPLKLPNIATWWCGQQPEFDHVRAALDTMVIAPAFETLPPGLEGVGPRAAAELDAKARKQLLEDMARRPMDYVGQEVVRVSTMPTVDAKGALVPRPFTVRVFAACDAHGQWQVMPGGFARIGRHEDSRAVVIGEGTWSADVSIVATRPVEPVTLLQSGDQVRIRRNPGTLPSRVADNLFWLGRYLERGEAILGLVRAAIGGSIDADGGAALAPATIDKLGRLLIKGSAAARRAESGAADIVNLAHAALDDIAEEDSVRSLLSRARAIGEVSRDRLAIDFWRLLDAGYPGDSSMNARASVLQQRFAALMGLAAEHMGRTAAWNFHDMGRRVERAMSVARLARTFAGGPKATVDDLSTLLELTNSQIGYRQRYQTGVALLPVRDLVLLDTSNPRGLPFQVERICRTLRELPKLDDDGVPEDQEARAAALAATVVITPVEAFDAAALTRIEERLMGISDAISRRFFLQGSEPLRAHGLTLA